tttttgagTGACTTTCATAAATTATAGAGATAAACGAGGATTAAAACACCTCATGTTGCCTCGATTAGGCTTGTTGACTTTTAGAAAATGACAGATTATTGCCATCTCATTAAGACTCCACAATATATTGTGAATATACAGTATTGCTATTGCTACATCCTTGTGAGAAATGCTTGTTATGCAATAATTTGGGGCTAATACAGTCAAAGAATCAAAAGCTAACTTTTTGCACACCAATAGGATGATTCAGGCTGAATTATCCTATTGAATTATCCTATTAACACGTGTTACCATAGCCAAGATGGTAAAGGTCACAGAAGAAGTTGGAaggataatattttaaaataaataaggattTATTACAATGGATATCatcaacaaaaataacttaGTGATCTCCTGCTGGTAGATTTTATTCACTCGAGTCATATTaccccatttatttaaaaaaaaattatacaaacaTGGAAGCCCTTCGTAAAGAAGAGTAGGGTGCATTGAAGCTAAAGTTGTGTAAATAAAGACTGCACAACTATTTCAGTTGAGAAGCAAAATACGGCATTTACTCGTTTTAGAAGTGGTGAGCATTTTCAGACAGCAACTGAAAACGGAGCAGATTCTTACCACTTAAAATCTAGAAGATCCTTGTCATCAGCTTCAAACTCTGCCCCAAAGACCTGAGGTGTAAACCCTTGCAACTAAAACACAACTCGGAGGCTTTCAGCATCTATGTCAAAATGTATTACGCAATTCCTTGTCACCCAAGTGTTAACGACTGCCAGCTGATCAGCCTAATCCGTATGCTTGTGATGTCATCAacccaaacacaaacaaagcagaaatgctgctttttttttttcatagtttttttttttgccatttccaaaatgttatgttttgtgAAACTCTGCAGAGGAAATCTATACATCATCAGCCAGGTGTGTTTTTATGCTCAGTGTACATTTGTTAATGAGAACAAAAACACACCCCTGGGTAGTGTGTCTCTTTAAAATTTCGGAAACCACGGCACTTCAGACATGCTTTACCTTTTCAAAGTCGGCCCTGGAGTTGAGGATTCACCGTTAAACTGCTCTGTCTTCCTAGACCCGTCTGAGTGGACGGATGAGTCAGGACGATGCTGTGTGTGATCGCCACTTCCTCTGGAAGAGGCATTTCTCTCTGATGCTGCCTCCTCTGGTAAATCCTCCTCGAGCTCCGATTGTGTCAAAGAAATTGTCAGGTCACTGCAACTGCTCTCTGACAACTGCACATCTGAGCTTGGTTCACCAGCAGCCTCACATTTTCCTAAATGtaaacaaaccaaacaggatcactttttttttttttaattcaaagggcaaaataaagtgttagaaAACTGCCTGTTTCTTTGAAGGCAGATAAAAGCCACAACAAGGTAGTAAGGAAGAAATATCACTGCAAACCTGATGTCTCTTGAGCTTCTTTTCGGAAAGTGGTTTCAGGCTTCAAATGGCCAAGACCTCTCTCTTCATCTGCCATTATGAGAGGTTTGCGAGCCACCTCTTGGGAGTCGCTGGGTTCTGCAGGGGGATTCTTAGCCATCGCAGGGTTACTGTTGAAGGGAGATGGATTCTCCTCACACCCCGTCAAGGTCAGCGAAGGTGAGGCTTCTCGTTCATCATCACTTGCAGAAGCCACACAACCAGCTGCGGCTGCTGCGGCACGGGCAGATGGGAGCAGCCCCGGCGCTCTTCTTTGATGTTTGTCACTCAAATTACAGCCGTCAGGGGAATCGTTTGAGCTTGAAATGTCATCTGATAAATGCGCCCGCTTACCGGCGGCATCCTCTCTGCCAACTCTGAAGTCCTTCAAAAGGCCACTTGGTAGACGTTCGCGCGGGTGCACGCTGCGATTGGGCGAAGGCTGCGGTGCTCCGTGTGAGTGTACACTTGTGGTGGCAGCTTCAGCGTCGTAGCCCCTGGAGGTCTGGTGGTCCATAAAAATTTCCACTGGCGTGAAGTTCTTGCTGCTGTCCCACTGCCGGCGTTGCACAGCTTTAACCTGAattcagggagaaaaaaaaaaagaaagaagtatttatttaacacaaataCAGTTGTTTCGGTAAgttaatttactgcaatttactgtaattcttcaagctgtatgcaaacgtaatttcgttctgtacgcaccctgtgcatacaaaatgacaaataaagttgtctaagtctaagtctataaTCGAAAAGAtcatttattttagcatttcaATTCAAGAAGCGCCACTCAACCAGTATACGGATTCATTACACATGGAGGCACGGTATTTCGGGTATTTAGTTCAGCTAATTTTAAAAACTTATGACCAACAGCTAATGACAACCGAGGATTCAGTTTCTCGGGAAATCCGACTATCGCACGAGACTTGACGTGGGCAATATATCGAATCACAGTCCTAATTTTCATGTGTGGAATATCACAATAGGAAAGGATCCAGATCAGATATCATATAGGACATTAGATTTCAACTGCCTTGCGAGGAAAAATCTAAACGCCAATAAGATGTTTGGTCTGTTGGGGGATAGTTTACTGCCACCAGTCCCCATAATTAAATGTCAGCCATTTGAAAAGTATGCCCATGCACTGCGTAATTTATACACCCAATACTTGGTTAGgactccttttgcatgaatcaGATCAGAATTTGGCACTGCTCACTGAGGACTATCCTTAGTCCTTTCCAACAATCTAGTACTTACACTGGTGTTTCTGGCACAGCACTGGAGAGGGTGGCAACAATAACTCCCCAACGCAACTATAAATTTACTACCACCTTTCTCCACTTACACTCTCCCAACTGGCTTTAGTTCACAATCCCTTCTAGGTAGCGtgtattttccttccactcaactttccatttatATCCTTTCAGACCatgcagcttctttagcaacGACATTTTGTGGCGTACCCCtggagggtgtcaatgactGGTCTGGTGAACAGTCATCTTCCCCGTGATTGTGGAGACCATAACACCACACATAACACATTTGTCAgaacttattatttttattgatgtaatattaaaaaattttaaagCACCAAATTTTCCATTCGTTGTAAGCCATAATCCTAAAAAACGTAAATGCTTAAAATACAGTACAGTATGTGGAACTAATCCATAtatgattttcatgttttccatttaattatgaagataaataaatacattttatattatatccttatttattgagatgcacctgctAGATGTTATCAGCCTGAATCAGAATAAATGTGGTTTAATTGAGCAAaggttaggtttttttttcttcttactaTTTCTTTGGCACCAACATGTCAGGATcaatgttttaacttttaatcTCATGAAAAATCCTTTAGACAAGTTTTGATTCATGTCTGCAATGTCACCaagagggaagagagagagagagagagaaagagagagaggagcaggggggaaaaaaacacctccCTCCAAACATAACAACAAAAAGCGTagcttctgtttcttttctgaTAAGCGTCTTAAATACCAAACAGTTAGCTGCTTAATAACATTCACTGTAAACCATGCAGCCTGCCCAGCAGATCCACaaagtaggtaaaaaaaaaaaaaaaaaaaagaggaaaagttaATTTCTTGGCTGAGTGATTCCATCGGTAGCTGCAGGGCAAAGTAAAAAGTGTTTCACTAAAGTAGCAATTGATTCTTCTATCAATCTGCGGCACGCGTGTGCTCTTCCAAGGAATGtattaaatatgaaaatcaTATCCCGTTATCATCTGTCTCCAGCTTTCAGCCCGGTAAGCTTTCCTTAATGAATGCTGCAGCCTGAGGGACATGCACACTGCCAGCCAATGGCTTGTATGCATAATGGAGTGACGGTACCATTTTGCTCATTACAATATCGACAGGctgagggagggggggtgggggtgttgcACACAGTTACAAGTGACTGCTCTAGACAGCATGCTCCAAGTTATTATGAGATGTCTTAGACATTTCATCTAAAAGAGCTTTAACTGCTTTAAGTGAAGGGAGAAAGCAGCTATGGGCTTGAACTACACTGCTCGTGCAGATTCACCAGCTAGGATTAGACACCTGTGCTATTACAGATACGCAGTTTAACTGTAGACTCCTCTACAGTTTTACCAGGCGTGTTGTCTGCTTTCTTCTGTTCCCCTAAATCTGGAAACAGAGCCCGGATAGGGCTGCAATTTGCATAAACCTtgtaaacatttcaaaacagaaGGATCTGGGGTTCAAAAGAAGCAaccagaccaaaaaaaaaaggggggtggggggaataTAAGGCAGAAACAGAATAGCAACAAGATGTGATGTAATCAACGAGCTTGATGGtcttgtgtaaaaacaaaaaaaatatacatttataaaaccaAAATGATAGCAATATTACCTTCGCTGCTTCCGGCTCCTCTATCTTCCTGCTGCCTTCAGTGATTCTGGAAATCTTTTTCAAAAAGTCAGCCTgtataaaaatgcattaaataaactgctaagatatattttttaaaaaccaacacTTACATTTTACTAAAACAGGAATACCTCAAATAGCACTGCTCCatatattatgaatagaaaGAAATTGAAGTCAAGAGTGACATCTAAGCagcagtctgtctgtctgtctgtcagtcCCAGAGGGTTTTCTCAAGTGAGCGTACCCCATGTAGCAGATGACACTCTCCTTAACGTTTCTCCGACTGGGCACACTGACTGCtttaatctaaatctaaatgtgTAAACATAAGCATGCTatgttcatttctttttttttttttttccaggtatcagaatcattgcaaaaaaagaaaaaaatagaagggTTATTCTAAAAATTGTCTGGACCAAAAACAGATGTATAGGGACCCTGTAACTGGGTCTCTCTTGAaaattaggatttatttctcaatGAATTGCATTCTGTGTAAATAAAGgtcaaatataaaatgttaaaaaaaaacaaaaaaaaaaacaagcatcgAGAGGAAATAAACCAACTGCTTGAGGGGAGAGAATGACTAAACCTCCGGAGCACTTCAGAGTCTCTATATTGGGCAATTAACTCAGTGAGTCATAATTAGCCAATTTTGTTAATTTGATATTAAGCTGTCAAGCACTGTCATTGAGTTTTAAGTGATAATCTGACTGGCTCATTGTTTTGTCCCTTGTTCATTTGCTTGTGGTGATAAATTGCACTGTTTGAGTGTTTACTTCTCTCACATCAAGCCACTGCGAGCGATTTTCAATGGGCTGTCTACTTGTCTACTATGCATTTTCTAAGTAGTGAATATACAGCGCGGCAATTAGGCAAATGCgtgcaaaatgtgttttgaagtcatcttttttttcttaagccATTTGTTTACGGGCCAGAGGTGTCTTTCATCAGATTATGAAtagaatattaaaataaacctGGTTCCGCCGCCTCTGGTCggaaatgttgaagtttgttgaGAAGTGCTTTTATTGAGGGGAAATCTACATGAACgagctgaagaagaaaaaaaaaaaaaacgtgcagaCAAATTTATAACAGTGTGAGTGAATGTGGTACCTTTATTTGTTGCAGGGGGCCATGGTCAGAATTATACTCCTTCATGCTAATTTCCATGCACTCCACATCTCTCTTAAGCTCAAGGTTTCTCATTTTCGCTCGTGCCTCCCTGCCACAGATTTCTTTGAGATAGCTGCGCAGTTTGGAACACTTTATCTGCAAGCTGAAGGCATTGGAGAAGCGTTATTCAAGGGAAATATTATCTGGGAGCATTGTCAAAAACTAAGAGGTAGACCTCTCACAAGAAAAGGTTAAGCACAATATGATTTGAATTTGAAGCTTGCTCACAAGCCTCATATCAACACGAGCTTTGCTGTTATGACCTGAAATGTGAATATGAGTGAGAGTGAAAACGTCCTCTTCTGCTTAGGCTCAGACATCTTTTCCAATATTCCTCCTAAATAGCATTTGTCATACACACACTTATTCATAACTTACGTTAGGTACTGTATTACCTCACACCATGACCCCTTTCTTCTGTTAAACGTCACTGCTAGAAAATGTTGGAGGACTAAGATTCATGAGAGCAGGGTAAAACCGTCGTCCGCCAACGGAGCTGCACCGATCAGTCTTTTTCTGACCAATTACAAtttccagttttctttaagatctgacctaattttattttaatttttactatAGAAGAGAGAACAAATGTGCTGAAAATTATAGTGATGAAAGATttgaaaccaaagaaaattaaagaattaaaaaaaatattcctagGTATACGTCAAAGCATGTGGCCCTAACTTCCATCTGGCTTTTATCAAATTAAAGCACCTTCTGTTGTTTGATTTGCTTATGGGTCCAAATGGTGGTTGCTTCGTGCAACCACCATTTGGACCCATAAGCAAATCAAACAACAGAAGGTGCTTCTGAAAATCTTTCAGAATGTTTCAGCGTTTGACCTGCTGATCACAGATCAGAGCTGatcaagggggaaaaaacaaaacaaaaaaacggcgaTTCCCATCTCTGGTCAACCGACTGGTGCATTTTAACTAGCTCTCCATGTTGTCTTTGGAGAAGTTACCAAAAGATCTGAAGcgttcatccattttctaaagtCTCTGCAGCCTTCAGAGAGGACATCTCCAAGGAGAGCAATAAGAGTTGCATCCCCTTTTTCTGCGTGCTTTTTTTCATGCACCGAAACGGCATAGTAAAGCACACAATATTAtggtctttttatttattgatctcaaaatcttgaaaaataaaaatatgaaaaaataaaagtaactaaAAAATTGGAGgagttttctgtttcttgtttttcttttgatgtATTCCTCTTGCCTTTTATTTGTTATTACATATTTCTTGTAACAATAAAAAGCCTACCCAGACTTTTTAGTAAATAAATTCAATAATTAAACAACgtcattaaataaatatacatagtCAAATACAAATCACATGTTTTATTTGGGACAATGAGTGGTTCTGGCTGGACCACAGTCCCAGAACCCCTCCCACAACTGGTCTATGGGGCAGGGACGGCGACCCTATAGGGGGATGGACAGTGCCCCACCCGTCTCCGGGCGTAGACAGGCTCACTTTGCACCTCCTAACTCCTGTAGGGTCGGCATTTAACTGAAAAAGGCAGGGTACCACCTGAACAGGTCCTCTGTCAATCTCATCGAAACAACTATGCAAGAACACACTTACACTTTAGGGCAATTTacagagaccaattaacccaaaacccatgtttttggacagtggAGGGAACCCAGAGAACTTCACACAAGGATTTTCTCTCAGAGAGATTCTTGCTGCAAGGTAACAAGGGTTATAACCCTTTCTCTGCAAAATAGAGGACTTAAGATTTTCAAAATTACTTGCATGAAAATCACAAAAGGAATCCTTGGATATCGCTTCTCACTGTTGTTTTATACTTTACTGAAagcttgtttttattgtaacGTACACTTGAACGATGTCCTCTTGAGAGTGAACAATAATCTGATATACATTCCTGTAcaaataaaggtaaaataatgaaataaaatgatcaacCTGCAAAAACAATAATGTCCGTGCGTTCTTGGCATTCGGTGTAACTTACATTCTTGTATCTGATCTGCAGTAGGTAAACAGCTCTCTCTCCAGCTCCAGTCTGCGCTTCTCACTGCACACAGACATGAAACAAAGTAAACAGAGACTCTGGTCGATTGCCCTCACCTCATACCGACCTGATGGCATTTTGTCCCATCTTACTTCCATGTCTTACCTGGCAACAAACCTCTAACCTGTCCATGTTCTTACTCTTTGCAtccacatttattttctttagtaGGTAAGTATTTCCAGAAATTATAAGGATAAACTGTCATGTATAATTTTATTGCCAATGAGATTTGGTAAGACTTTACTTAAcgctgtattattttttttcaccccttGCTCAAATCAAAATAATCATTAGCGACTGgtagaaattgttttgtaatcATATAACAAAATCTCCCTGCAGCAGATATGTCAAATAACTTCCTATGTCATAAAATCAATTGGGGAATTACTTTAAATCGCCAGATAGTCAGAACGGTATGGCCGGTCCGAAACGTCCGGGTGTCAAGACAGACGGCTCCATTTCGTACCCGAGAAAGCTAGCTACGAAACGACCAAAACTGCACAGGTATGAAAACGCGTAGAGATAAAGTGAGCGGCAGCATCCACGCAGAAGACCTCAGTAGCGTAGCCCATGTTTGTGATTTATAGGCTCGTTGTTAGCACTGTTAGCTCTCCCAGTTTAAATTGCCATAGCGTTTGATTTAAAATGCCCGGAATAAAACCTAAACCGTAGGGTTAACTCTGACTAGTATCCATTTATGGCTACGAGGGCTGCTTTAACAGCATTAAATCAGACGCACCTGTGTTAGCTTAAGTTAGCCTCGGGGATCCGCTACATACCGCCGGGTAGCTAGCCCGTTTCACGCGGCAGAAGGACACCACCGGGCGGCAGAGATCGCAACTCGAGCCCCGAGTCTGGCTCGGGCCAATGCTCCTGGTgagggaaaaaacaacagagcGAAACCTCACCTTTTGTGCATGCTCTGCTGAATCGACGCTATCTTAGCATAGAACCGCTCCTCGCTGCAAGTCGATCCCGACATTTTCCCCGCCGCTTTGGAGCCGCGGCAGAGCCGAGACCATGAGGACGAGAACAAGAGGAGGCAGAGAGAAAGGCGGCTGTGTTTACGTTGGTTGCCATGAGAACCGCTTCCCAGAAACCTCCGCTGGTAAACACAGAGAGCAcatggggtccgttcttcgtacgtcgctaactcagttagcaggatttcattgttgacgatttggcatgatcttggatcgtttggttcttcgaaagacatcctgcacttgttgtcatagcaacatgtgcgccagcttaagcctgctcgagagcaggcttatttcatgtaaacaagattagatcacggctgtataagcggaggagatagggaagtctgccgtagccatgtccatttttacgactgcaacctgttgcggaagatgcaagaataatttgcagagttttttgaattaatcgcgtattgcgcaatagacaggatcc
This Fundulus heteroclitus isolate FHET01 chromosome 19, MU-UCD_Fhet_4.1, whole genome shotgun sequence DNA region includes the following protein-coding sequences:
- the kiz gene encoding centrosomal protein kizuna isoform X2 → MSGSTCSEERFYAKIASIQQSMHKSEKRRLELERELFTYCRSDTRILQIKCSKLRSYLKEICGREARAKMRNLELKRDVECMEISMKEYNSDHGPLQQIKADFLKKISRITEGSRKIEEPEAAKVKAVQRRQWDSSKNFTPVEIFMDHQTSRGYDAEAATTSVHSHGAPQPSPNRSVHPRERLPSGLLKDFRVGREDAAGKRAHLSDDISSSNDSPDGCNLSDKHQRRAPGLLPSARAAAAAAGCVASASDDEREASPSLTLTGCEENPSPFNSNPAMAKNPPAEPSDSQEVARKPLIMADEERGLGHLKPETTFRKEAQETSGKCEAAGEPSSDVQLSESSCSDLTISLTQSELEEDLPEEAASERNASSRGSGDHTQHRPDSSVHSDGSRKTEQFNGESSTPGPTLKSLSLEGLFNLLDSIEGRLHGEQSRVYRDSSIDGRQLNRIISLCDDGAGLNGEDLEACGAVVLHELRRLSWSTEKGCVLPPELVRARPPSTEPNEISASLPPNAAQLWDRWFKHALVLKESRVLSTERLVQLFTPLLLERDADYSQQAKVLLRALLSRSSEEGPSAEDESDSSSLCNNSSALADGDVKPSRSVRTQRSQELQSTEEDSQDESPVESGPIRETKAYQLLKQSAMQKRPLSSEEEEEESSLSGINHGHEEDLGRAKRSSHQDPYPRAGNSRVYSALQKKSFLAGI
- the kiz gene encoding centrosomal protein kizuna isoform X1, coding for MSGSTCSEERFYAKIASIQQSMHKSEKRRLELERELFTYCRSDTRILQIKCSKLRSYLKEICGREARAKMRNLELKRDVECMEISMKEYNSDHGPLQQIKADFLKKISRITEGSRKIEEPEAAKVKAVQRRQWDSSKNFTPVEIFMDHQTSRGYDAEAATTSVHSHGAPQPSPNRSVHPRERLPSGLLKDFRVGREDAAGKRAHLSDDISSSNDSPDGCNLSDKHQRRAPGLLPSARAAAAAAGCVASASDDEREASPSLTLTGCEENPSPFNSNPAMAKNPPAEPSDSQEVARKPLIMADEERGLGHLKPETTFRKEAQETSGKCEAAGEPSSDVQLSESSCSDLTISLTQSELEEDLPEEAASERNASSRGSGDHTQHRPDSSVHSDGSRKTEQFNGESSTPGPTLKSLSLEGLFNLLDSIEGRLHGEQSRVYRDSSIDGRQLNRIISLCDDGAGLNGEDLEACGAVVLHELRRLSWSTEKGCVLPPELVRARPPSTEPNEISASLPPNAAQLWDRWFKHALVLKESRVLSTERLVQLFTPLLLERDADYSQQAKVLLRALLSRSSEEGPSAEDESDSSSLCNNSSALADGDVKPSRSVRTQRSQELQSTEEDSQDESPVESGPIRETKAYQLLKQSAMQKRPLSSEEEEEESSLSGINHGHEEDLGRAKRSSHQDPYPRAGNSRVYSALQKKAFWQESDDSNSEIEAALCPPTFNANSNGTDDFYD
- the kiz gene encoding centrosomal protein kizuna isoform X3, whose protein sequence is MSGSTCSEERFYAKIASIQQSMHKSEKRRLELERELFTYCRSDTRILQIKCSKLRSYLKEICGREARAKMRNLELKRDVECMEISMKEYNSDHGPLQQIKADFLKKISRITEGSRKIEEPEAAKVKAVQRRQWDSSKNFTPVEIFMDHQTSRGYDAEAATTSVHSHGAPQPSPNRSVHPRERLPSGLLKDFRVGREDAAGKRAHLSDDISSSNDSPDGCNLSDKHQRRAPGLLPSARAAAAAAGCVASASDDEREASPSLTLTGCEENPSPFNSNPAMAKNPPAEPSDSQEVARKPLIMADEERGLGHLKPETTFRKEAQETSGKCEAAGEPSSDVQLSESSCSDLTISLTQSELEEDLPEEAASERNASSRGSGDHTQHRPDSSVHSDGSRKTEQFNGESSTPGPTLKSLSLEGLFNLLDSIEGRLHGEQSRVYRDSSIDGRQLNRIISASLPPNAAQLWDRWFKHALVLKESRVLSTERLVQLFTPLLLERDADYSQQAKVLLRALLSRSSEEGPSAEDESDSSSLCNNSSALADGDVKPSRSVRTQRSQELQSTEEDSQDESPVESGPIRETKAYQLLKQSAMQKRPLSSEEEEEESSLSGINHGHEEDLGRAKRSSHQDPYPRAGNSRVYSALQKKAFWQESDDSNSEIEAALCPPTFNANSNGTDDFYD
- the kiz gene encoding centrosomal protein kizuna isoform X4; translation: MSGSTCSEERFYAKIASIQQSMHKSEKRRLELERELFTYCRSDTRILQIKCSKLRSYLKEICGREARAKMRNLELKRDVECMEISMKEYNSDHGPLQQIKADFLKKISRITEGSRKIEEPEAAKVKAVQRRQWDSSKNFTPVEIFMDHQTSRGYDAEAATTSVHSHGAPQPSPNRSVHPRERLPSGLLKDFRVGREDAAGKRAHLSDDISSSNDSPDGCNLSDKHQRRAPGLLPSARAAAAAAGCVASASDDEREASPSLTLTGCEENPSPFNSNPAMAKNPPAEPSDSQEVARKPLIMADEERGLGHLKPETTFRKEAQETSGKCEAAGEPSSDVQLSESSCSDLTISLTQSELEEDLPEEAASERNASSRGSGDHTQHRPDSSVHSDGSRKTEQFNGESSTPGPTLKSLSLEGLFNLLDSIEGRLHGEQSRVYRDSSIDGRQLNRIISLCDDGAGLNGEDLEACGAVVLHELRRLSWSTEKGCVLPPELVRARPPSTEPNEISASLPPNAAQLWDRWFKHALVLKESRVLSTERLVQLFTPLLLERDADYSQQAKVLLRALLSRSSEEGPSAEDESDSSSLCNNSSALADGDVKPSRSVRTQRSQELQSTEEDSQDESPVESGPIRVNNGLLYTMAEAG